A stretch of the Candidatus Zixiibacteriota bacterium genome encodes the following:
- a CDS encoding AAA-associated domain-containing protein, whose protein sequence is MITGTTAREAENLLELQSITKAYRLEAREFVAIQNIDLYVKPGEFVCLLGPSGCGKSTLLRIIAGLSAATSGVVCYHGRPLEGVNPYTTIVFQTFALYPWLTVLENVEIALKARGVPPAERRQRALKLIDTVGLDGFESAYPRELSGGMRQKVGFARAMAVEPELLCLDEPFSALDVLSAEALRGELMELWLKKRIPTKAILMVTHNIEEAVLMADRIVIMGKDPGHIVTEIPITLRQPRRRKDTAFQALVDKVYAAVAGPSRPKDEALGTRPGQPGVTRPLPNAQLSALTGLLEKLVDEGGRVDLFRISEDLVLELDDLLPIVESGDLLGFISVREGDLLLTPLGRAYADATILGRKAIIAGRVLRLPTIAWIYETLQQDDDRRVAWEYFHDQLQADFGERAEKQLDIAISWGRHAELFAYDDAAGELYLESDDGEAAKKSIAVGELYEAWPVLSLRERVDGFLLLQQEDAENFFLHLSARDKAELILALPVGERRLWTRLLGPEEALDVVQEIPEHERAGFLSLLDDKTRREVKGLMDYVEEQARGSINPRYARLRPDMSVDEAVSFLRRDARDRAETVYYAYVTDPEERLLGTVSFRDLLVAPGDKKVQDVMRTDVISAPEHLDRKALSDLFARYNLRMIPVVDSERRIKKVVTRDDLGDLA, encoded by the coding sequence ATGATCACCGGAACGACGGCCCGTGAGGCCGAGAATTTGCTGGAGCTCCAAAGCATTACCAAGGCCTACCGGCTGGAGGCAAGGGAGTTCGTCGCCATCCAGAACATAGACCTCTACGTCAAGCCGGGCGAATTCGTCTGCTTGCTGGGCCCGTCCGGATGCGGGAAATCGACGTTGCTCAGAATCATTGCGGGGCTGAGCGCTGCCACCTCCGGTGTGGTCTGCTATCACGGCCGTCCTCTCGAAGGCGTGAATCCATACACGACGATCGTCTTCCAGACATTCGCCCTTTATCCCTGGCTCACGGTGCTGGAGAACGTGGAAATCGCGCTGAAGGCACGGGGCGTACCTCCGGCCGAGCGCAGGCAGCGTGCCCTGAAGCTCATCGATACCGTCGGTCTGGACGGCTTTGAGTCGGCCTATCCGCGCGAGCTTTCCGGCGGCATGCGGCAGAAAGTCGGGTTCGCCCGAGCGATGGCCGTCGAGCCGGAATTGTTGTGTCTGGACGAACCCTTTTCCGCGCTGGACGTGCTTTCCGCAGAGGCTCTGCGGGGCGAGCTGATGGAATTGTGGCTGAAGAAGAGGATCCCCACCAAGGCCATCCTGATGGTCACGCACAACATCGAAGAAGCCGTACTGATGGCCGACCGCATCGTGATCATGGGCAAGGACCCGGGTCACATCGTCACCGAGATTCCGATCACCCTCCGCCAGCCGCGGCGGCGCAAGGATACCGCGTTCCAGGCGCTGGTCGACAAGGTGTACGCCGCCGTTGCCGGCCCGTCCAGGCCGAAGGACGAAGCGCTCGGCACCCGGCCCGGACAGCCCGGGGTGACCCGACCCTTGCCCAATGCCCAGCTTAGCGCCCTGACAGGGTTGCTCGAGAAGCTCGTGGACGAAGGAGGCCGGGTAGACCTCTTCCGGATAAGCGAGGACCTGGTCCTCGAACTCGACGATCTCCTGCCCATCGTGGAGTCCGGAGACCTCCTGGGCTTCATTTCCGTGCGCGAAGGCGATCTCCTGCTCACGCCGCTCGGGCGCGCCTACGCCGACGCCACGATCCTGGGCCGCAAGGCGATCATCGCGGGCCGGGTCCTGCGCTTGCCGACCATCGCGTGGATCTACGAAACCCTCCAGCAAGACGACGATCGGCGGGTGGCTTGGGAGTACTTCCACGACCAGCTGCAAGCCGACTTCGGCGAGAGGGCTGAAAAACAGCTGGACATCGCCATCAGCTGGGGCCGGCATGCCGAGCTGTTCGCCTACGACGACGCTGCGGGAGAGCTGTATCTGGAAAGCGATGACGGAGAAGCGGCCAAGAAGAGCATTGCCGTGGGGGAGCTGTACGAGGCCTGGCCCGTGCTTTCCCTGCGGGAACGGGTCGACGGCTTCTTGTTGCTGCAGCAGGAGGACGCCGAAAACTTTTTTCTGCATCTGAGCGCCAGGGATAAGGCGGAATTGATCCTGGCTCTGCCCGTCGGAGAACGAAGATTGTGGACGCGGCTCCTCGGCCCCGAGGAAGCTCTGGATGTCGTCCAGGAAATCCCCGAGCACGAACGCGCGGGGTTTTTGTCTTTGCTCGACGACAAAACCCGCAGGGAAGTCAAGGGACTCATGGATTACGTCGAGGAACAGGCCCGAGGGTCGATAAACCCGCGCTACGCCCGCTTGCGGCCTGACATGAGCGTGGACGAAGCGGTCAGCTTTCTCCGCAGGGACGCTCGGGATCGGGCGGAGACTGTCTATTACGCTTATGTGACCGATCCCGAAGAGCGCCTGCTGGGAACGGTCAGCTTCAGAGACTTGCTGGTAGCCCCCGGCGACAAAAAAGTCCAGGATGTCATGCGCACCGATGTGATCTCGGCGCCAGAGCACTTGGATCGAAAGGCGCTGAGCGACCTTTTCGCCCGGTATAACCTCCGGATGATCCCCGTCGTCGATTCCGAAAGGCGCATCAAGAAAGTGGTGACAAGGGACGACCTGGGCGACCTTGCATAG
- the eno gene encoding phosphopyruvate hydratase, producing the protein MTAKITKVLAREVLDSRGLPTVQADVILDNGLIGRATAPAGASMGRREASELRDGDGKRYLGKGVLQAVRGVRNEIAPALVGRDPTQQSKIDRLLLDLDGTANKGRLGANAIVAVSMAVARAGALASGIPLYRYLGGKKANLLPVPQVNVINGGRHAENSLDMQEFMIVPRGAPSFSEALRMASETFQHLKRILKRKGHSVGLGDEGGFAPDLRSGEEAMAVIVEAIEQAGYRPGDDIALALDPAASEFHKNGGYEFKKSGGGKKTSHEMVSLYSAWVDEFPLVSIEDGLAEDDWSGWKTLTGAIGAEVQLVGDDIFVTDPGLIRRGIDEKVANAVLIKVNQIGTVSETLKAVETAREGGYAVVISHRSGETEDTFIADLAVAVEAGQIKTGSLCRSERIAKYNRLLEIEEDLGANARFLDPFAKTSGP; encoded by the coding sequence ATGACGGCAAAGATCACGAAGGTTCTGGCACGAGAGGTTCTGGATTCCAGAGGACTGCCCACTGTCCAGGCGGACGTGATTCTCGATAACGGCCTTATCGGGCGGGCGACGGCACCGGCCGGCGCCTCCATGGGCAGGCGCGAGGCCTCTGAACTCCGGGACGGCGATGGGAAGCGGTACCTGGGAAAGGGCGTGTTACAGGCCGTCCGCGGCGTCCGTAACGAGATCGCCCCCGCTCTCGTTGGTCGGGATCCGACCCAACAGTCAAAAATCGATCGACTTCTCCTTGACCTCGACGGCACCGCCAACAAAGGCCGACTCGGCGCCAATGCCATCGTGGCGGTTTCGATGGCCGTGGCCCGGGCCGGCGCCCTGGCTTCCGGCATTCCGCTCTATCGGTACTTGGGCGGCAAGAAGGCGAATCTTCTGCCGGTACCGCAGGTGAACGTCATCAACGGCGGCAGGCACGCCGAGAACAGTCTCGATATGCAGGAGTTCATGATCGTTCCGCGGGGAGCGCCCTCGTTCTCCGAGGCGCTGCGAATGGCGAGCGAGACGTTTCAGCATCTCAAGCGCATCCTGAAGCGAAAGGGTCACTCCGTCGGTCTGGGCGACGAAGGCGGCTTTGCCCCCGACCTCCGCTCGGGGGAAGAGGCCATGGCCGTGATCGTGGAAGCGATCGAACAGGCGGGATACCGGCCGGGCGACGACATCGCGCTGGCTCTGGACCCCGCCGCGAGCGAATTCCACAAAAACGGCGGCTACGAGTTCAAGAAATCCGGCGGCGGCAAAAAGACCTCGCACGAGATGGTATCCCTCTATTCGGCGTGGGTCGACGAATTTCCTCTTGTCTCCATCGAGGACGGCCTCGCCGAAGACGACTGGAGCGGATGGAAGACGCTGACGGGCGCGATCGGGGCCGAGGTGCAGCTGGTCGGCGACGACATTTTCGTCACCGATCCGGGGCTGATCCGCCGGGGAATCGACGAGAAGGTCGCCAATGCCGTCCTGATCAAGGTGAATCAAATCGGAACCGTGAGCGAAACTTTGAAAGCCGTCGAGACGGCCCGCGAGGGGGGTTACGCCGTCGTCATCTCCCATCGTTCCGGGGAAACCGAGGACACGTTTATCGCCGACCTCGCGGTCGCGGTCGAGGCCGGGCAGATCAAGACCGGCTCGCTGTGCCGTTCCGAACGAATTGCAAAATACAACCGGCTTTTGGAGATCGAAGAAGATCTGGGGGCGAACGCGCGGTTTCTCGATCCCTTCGCCAAAACCTCCGGTCCCTGA
- a CDS encoding ABC transporter permease subunit has translation MRRFRFSPALPETPPFTLGDGVILLGIASILYAGLRMAFNVPAVVAGPEISLSPSALPWYALLSVGRMTAAYFLSLFFSLFYGYVAARNRVARTVLMPLLDVFQSVPILSFLPVVLLSLSAVLPQELAAELAAIVLIFTSQVWNMTFSFYQSMTTIPAEMREAAAVFRLDPWLRFKTVELPFAAIGLLWNSMMSWSGGWFFLMAAEIFNVGSRDFRLPGLGSYLQTAAHEGDPHAVFLGVAALVTVIILLDQLVWRPLIAWTDRFKVEMTEDDEPPRSWFLDLVSRAWLVERFRTRVWRPFSEWVDGKFQRRASGVVAPPEPPSGSALPRSAIAILTAFGLVLAYGSYRAAMLLSALPAPAWTELGKGMVATFLRVSIALAITLLWTVPAGVLIGTNRRLAALLQPIVQVIASIPATALFPVVLLALLEAPGGLNIAAVLLMLMGTQWYLLFNVIAGATAIPQDLLYTTDLLRLSSLDRWRTLILPALFPYIITGAITASGGAWNASIVAEHVEFGGRTHATAGVGALIARATASGDYPLLLAATLTLVATVVLINRTFWRRLYRVAEERYRMD, from the coding sequence ATGCGGCGATTTCGATTCAGTCCAGCCCTGCCCGAGACTCCGCCGTTTACACTCGGCGACGGGGTCATTCTGCTGGGCATCGCCAGCATCCTGTACGCCGGTCTGCGCATGGCATTCAACGTTCCCGCGGTCGTTGCCGGTCCGGAGATTTCACTTTCTCCGTCGGCGCTGCCCTGGTACGCCTTGCTCTCGGTCGGGCGCATGACCGCGGCATACTTCCTCTCGCTGTTTTTCAGTCTGTTCTACGGCTACGTTGCCGCCCGCAACCGCGTCGCGCGAACGGTGCTCATGCCGTTGCTGGACGTCTTCCAGAGCGTGCCGATTCTTTCTTTCCTGCCGGTGGTTCTACTGAGCCTCAGCGCCGTCTTGCCGCAGGAGCTCGCGGCTGAACTGGCGGCCATCGTGCTCATCTTCACGTCGCAGGTATGGAACATGACCTTCAGCTTTTACCAGTCCATGACGACGATTCCGGCTGAAATGCGGGAAGCCGCCGCTGTTTTCCGCCTCGATCCCTGGTTGCGCTTCAAAACCGTTGAGCTCCCTTTCGCGGCGATCGGCCTGCTATGGAACAGCATGATGAGCTGGTCCGGCGGTTGGTTCTTTCTCATGGCCGCCGAGATCTTCAATGTCGGGAGCCGCGATTTTCGCCTGCCGGGGCTCGGGTCGTATTTGCAGACCGCAGCTCACGAAGGCGATCCGCACGCTGTTTTCCTGGGCGTGGCTGCGCTCGTCACGGTGATCATCCTGCTCGACCAGCTCGTCTGGCGCCCGCTTATTGCATGGACCGATCGCTTCAAGGTGGAAATGACCGAAGACGACGAACCGCCCAGGTCGTGGTTTCTCGATCTGGTTTCACGCGCCTGGCTCGTAGAGAGGTTCCGCACGCGCGTCTGGCGGCCCTTCAGTGAATGGGTGGACGGAAAATTCCAGCGTCGGGCGAGCGGCGTTGTCGCCCCACCCGAACCGCCATCGGGATCAGCGCTTCCCCGCTCCGCGATCGCGATCCTGACCGCTTTCGGGCTTGTCCTTGCTTACGGAAGTTACCGCGCGGCGATGCTGTTGTCTGCGCTCCCTGCGCCGGCGTGGACGGAACTGGGAAAAGGCATGGTCGCCACCTTTCTTCGGGTGAGCATCGCGCTGGCGATCACCCTGCTCTGGACCGTTCCGGCGGGGGTGCTCATCGGGACCAACCGCCGGCTCGCCGCGCTTCTCCAACCGATCGTACAGGTTATCGCCTCCATTCCGGCTACGGCGCTCTTCCCCGTAGTCCTGCTGGCCCTGTTAGAGGCGCCGGGCGGTTTGAACATCGCCGCCGTGCTCCTCATGTTGATGGGGACGCAGTGGTATCTTCTGTTCAACGTTATTGCCGGAGCTACGGCCATTCCCCAAGACCTGCTGTACACCACGGATCTCCTCCGCCTTTCATCGCTCGACCGCTGGCGCACCCTGATCCTGCCGGCGCTCTTTCCGTACATCATCACGGGGGCGATCACCGCGAGCGGCGGCGCGTGGAACGCCAGCATTGTGGCGGAGCACGTGGAATTCGGCGGTCGAACCCACGCTACAGCCGGCGTGGGAGCGTTGATCGCCCGGGCCACCGCCAGCGGCGATTACCCGCTTTTGCTGGCGGCGACGTTGACGCTGGTCGCGACGGTCGTTTTGATCAACCGGACGTTCTGGCGCCGTCTCTATCGAGTCGCCGAAGAACGCTATCGCATGGATTGA
- a CDS encoding putative sulfate/molybdate transporter, translating to MSTRVQISLPNRSAVPNGSSSFGIRFDRNEFSGAFGDIGTDLPLIVGVILASGLDAPSVLIMFGLMQILSGLIYRLPMPVQPLKAMAVIVIGQKVSPDILYGGGLAIGITMLVLSATGLIDWLARIVPKNVIRGIQFGLGLQLSLLALKDYVQADGAIGLGLAVLGFTITLFLLGNRRYPPALILIGLGILYAFAFKVDSFDIQRSIGFHLPALHVPTVDAILAGWLLLALPQLALSLGNSILATRQVIEDLFPGYPVTIRKISWTYSLMNLVNPFLSGYPTCHGSGGMAGHYAFGARTGGSVIIEGALYLILGLVFGTGFEQVIQIFPKPILGIVLFFEGLTLIKLVGDMTGSKQNFMIVLMVGLAAVGLPYGYVIGLLAGTLVAYLTEKGLARLGE from the coding sequence ATGTCAACTCGCGTACAGATCAGTCTCCCGAATCGTTCGGCTGTCCCCAACGGCTCTTCCTCGTTTGGCATTCGCTTCGACCGCAACGAATTCTCCGGCGCCTTTGGCGACATCGGCACGGACCTCCCGCTGATCGTCGGCGTCATCCTCGCCAGCGGGCTCGATGCTCCGAGCGTGCTCATCATGTTCGGCTTGATGCAGATCTTGAGCGGGCTGATCTATCGACTGCCGATGCCGGTCCAGCCGCTCAAAGCCATGGCGGTGATCGTGATCGGCCAGAAGGTCAGCCCCGATATTCTCTACGGCGGAGGGCTGGCGATAGGAATTACGATGCTGGTCTTGAGCGCGACGGGTCTCATCGACTGGCTGGCGCGGATCGTCCCCAAGAACGTCATACGCGGTATCCAGTTCGGCCTGGGGCTGCAACTGTCATTGCTGGCCTTGAAGGACTACGTGCAGGCCGACGGCGCCATCGGCCTGGGGCTGGCCGTCTTGGGTTTTACGATCACGCTGTTTCTCCTGGGTAATCGGAGATATCCGCCTGCGCTGATCCTCATCGGGCTCGGCATTCTCTACGCCTTCGCCTTCAAAGTGGATTCCTTCGACATTCAAAGAAGCATCGGCTTTCATTTGCCGGCGCTTCACGTCCCGACCGTGGACGCGATTCTCGCCGGCTGGCTACTCCTGGCCCTGCCCCAGCTTGCCCTGTCGCTCGGGAACTCGATCCTCGCCACCCGGCAGGTGATCGAGGACCTGTTTCCCGGCTATCCCGTCACCATCCGCAAGATCAGCTGGACCTACTCTCTCATGAATCTCGTCAACCCTTTTCTCAGCGGATATCCGACCTGCCACGGCTCGGGGGGAATGGCCGGACATTACGCCTTCGGCGCGCGAACCGGAGGCTCGGTGATTATCGAAGGGGCTCTCTACCTGATCCTGGGGCTCGTTTTCGGCACCGGCTTCGAGCAGGTCATTCAGATATTCCCGAAGCCAATCCTTGGCATCGTCCTTTTCTTCGAAGGGCTGACGTTGATCAAGCTGGTTGGCGACATGACCGGCTCTAAACAGAACTTCATGATCGTGCTGATGGTGGGGCTGGCAGCGGTCGGCTTGCCCTACGGGTACGTCATCGGACTTCTCGCGGGCACCCTGGTTGCTTACCTGACCGAAAAGGGCCTTGCGAGACTCGGCGAGTGA